A DNA window from Halomonas zincidurans B6 contains the following coding sequences:
- a CDS encoding inositol monophosphatase family protein, with the protein MQLAERLAIATDIAEEAGREILAARANPSYEKRYKKGSELVTDVDVAIDRMISQRLEQHFPGEPRLSEELTPDRETLDQRGPLWVVDPIDGTVNFAQGLPHVAVSIGWALDGKIQVGVVHAPILGETFTAIRGQGAKRDDRQIRASLASRLERSLIATGFPYRRDGRAPLLRRFSAVMQNCQDIRRCGSAALDLCNVACGRLDAYYESVSPWDFAAGLLIAREAGARTGHVYACPEGITEDLYGENIVVAAPDIYSSLRKLLKDADEARHAGDDAAS; encoded by the coding sequence ATGCAGCTTGCCGAGCGGCTCGCCATCGCCACCGACATCGCCGAAGAAGCCGGCCGGGAGATTCTCGCAGCCCGCGCGAATCCCTCCTACGAGAAGCGCTATAAAAAGGGCAGCGAGCTGGTCACCGATGTCGACGTCGCCATCGATCGAATGATCAGCCAGCGCCTCGAACAGCACTTTCCCGGCGAGCCCCGGCTCAGCGAGGAGCTTACCCCGGACCGGGAAACCCTCGATCAACGCGGACCGCTGTGGGTCGTCGACCCCATCGACGGCACGGTCAACTTCGCCCAAGGCCTGCCGCATGTGGCGGTATCGATCGGCTGGGCGCTCGACGGCAAGATCCAGGTCGGCGTGGTACACGCACCGATCCTCGGCGAAACCTTTACCGCGATTCGCGGCCAGGGCGCCAAGCGCGACGATCGGCAGATTCGCGCCAGTCTCGCCTCCAGACTCGAGCGCAGCCTGATCGCCACCGGCTTCCCCTATCGCCGCGACGGCCGCGCGCCGCTACTTAGGCGTTTCTCGGCGGTCATGCAGAATTGCCAGGATATACGCCGCTGCGGCTCCGCTGCGCTCGACCTGTGCAATGTCGCTTGCGGGCGACTGGACGCCTACTACGAGAGCGTCTCGCCCTGGGACTTCGCCGCCGGCCTACTGATCGCTCGCGAGGCCGGCGCCCGCACCGGTCACGTCTACGCCTGTCCCGAGGGCATAACCGAGGATCTCTACGGTGAAAATATCGTGGTTGCCGCACCCGATATCTACTCGAGCCTGCGCAAGCTGCTGAAAGATGCCGACGAGGCCCGCCACGCTGGCGATGACGCAGCTTCATAG